A window of Castanea sativa cultivar Marrone di Chiusa Pesio chromosome 1, ASM4071231v1 contains these coding sequences:
- the LOC142637454 gene encoding inositol oxygenase 4-like, which produces MTILIEQPQLESQAEDQKFSSETNELVLDGGFVMPKTESNNGLVAEELVSSNEFMAPEINSFGRSFRDYDAESERQKSVEEFYRLQHINQTYDFVKRMREEYGKLNRVEMSIWECCELLNEVVDESDPDLDEPQIMHLLQSAEAIRKDYPDEDWLHLTALIHDLGKVLLLPSFGGLPQWAVVGDTFPLGCAFDEGNVHHKYFKENPDYNNPAYNTKYGIYSEGCGLDNVMISWGHDDYMYLVAKENRTTLPPAALFIIRYHSFYPFHTVGAYKHLMNEEDTKNLKWLKIFNKYDLYSKSKEMIDVENVKPYYLSLIDKYFPAKLRW; this is translated from the exons ATGACCATCCTCATTGAGCAACCACAGCTTG AATCACAAGCGGAGGACCAGAAGTTTTCTTCTGAAACCAATGAATTGGTATTAGATGGTGGATTTGTGATGCCTAAAACCGAATCAAACAATGGATTGGTAGCCGAAGAACTTGTTTCAAGCAATGAATTCATGGCACCAGAAATTAATTCTTTTGGCCGCTCATTCAg AGATTATGATGCAGAAAGTGAGAGGCAAAAGAGTGTGGAGGAATTCTATCGCTTGCAACATATTAACCAAACATATGATTTT GTGAAGAGAATGAGGGAGGAGTATGGGAAATTGAATAGAGTAGAGATGAGCATATGGGAATGTTGTGAACTCCTCAATGAGGTTGTGGATGAAAGTGATCCGGACTTGGATGAACCTCAAATCATGCACTTGCTACAATCAGCTGAAGCAATCAGAAAAGATTATCCCGATGAAGACTGGTTGCACTTGACTGCTCTTATTCATG ATCTTGGAAAAGTTCTCCTTCTTCCTAGCTTTGGAGGGCTTCCTCAATGGGCTGTTGTTG GAGACACATTTCCTCTTGGTTGCGCTTTTGATGAAGGAAACGTGCACCACAAG TATTTCAAGGAAAATCCTGATTACAACAACCCTGCTTACAATACCAAGTATGGAATTTATTCTGAAGGATGCGGACTAGACAATGTGATGATATCATGGGGGCACGATGACTATATGTACTTG GTGGCTAAGGAAAATAGGACAACTCTACCTCCGGCAGCATTATTCATTATCCGATACCACTCATTTTATC CTTTCCATACAGTTGGAGCATATAAGCACCTAATGAATGAGGAGGACACTAAGAATTTAAAGTGGCTTAAAATATTCAA CAAGTATGACCTGTACAGTAAGAGCAAAGAGATGATCGATGTTGAAAATGTCAAGCCATACTATCTGTCTCTCATTGATAAG tatttccCAGCAAAGCTCAGATGGTGA